In the genome of Hevea brasiliensis isolate MT/VB/25A 57/8 chromosome 14, ASM3005281v1, whole genome shotgun sequence, the window TACACTGTTTTATGCCATTTATAATTCTCTTATGTTATAGCTGTTGTAAAGTTCAGGATACATTTATTGTTCCACAGAATTGTTTTATGCATGTGTTGGTGCCTTATTAGttgactcttttttttttctggcTATGAAAAATAATGAGAATGCAAAAGTTCATAAGCTTGTCATAATGGTTTTCTCTGTATATCCATTGCATGTATTTCAGTTCAATGGCTAGAGAAGAAGAGCAAGGCATTTGAACCAACTTATTTATACACCATGGAAAAGGTGCatttttgtccttttcttctttctaaatttttattGCTCCAACTTCCCATTACATGGATTTTGTTGCTTTAGATAATAGATATGATAGAATTTTTCATAGCTTTCTACCAAAATTGTTTTTGAAGCTTATTTAGTCTCTGTATCCAACAAATTTTTTGGTCACAGGGTTATTTCTTGCTTCCTGAGGATGCTAAGTCTCGGCATAATATACGTACTGTTAACATCAGCATATCTGCTCGGCATCCTTGCTTTGGGAACAGGTCATAtttcttaataatttaatatGTGCTTGAAATTGGCGAACTGTGCCTATTGCTGATATTTTGGTCATTATGATATTTATATTATTGGACATTCAAGTGGCAAGGATCTGGTAATCTGCCACTATGGCAGTGCTTGAAAAATTttgggtttggtgtttgaaatcatagaatggattGAGAATTTAGAGTTTGGAAAAAGTCAAATGATTTAAAAAGCTTTTACCATGGTGTTAAAATGTTTGAAAAGTTTGTTAGGTGAAGTTATTAGTGATAATCAACCTGATCATTGCAGCCTAACACTTTTTGACTAGCGAGCCATCTAGAAACGGTTTatgaaaatcttttttttttttttttggtttcttTTCTGCTATAGTTAATATATGAAATAAAGCATATAGAACTGTGATGACTGAGGATTAAGTAGTCAGTGAGACTAAAGATTGGGAGATTAAGTAGTTACATACTGTAACTAATATCAATTAGGGAGTGAGAATGAATAGCATTGTAACTAATTATAATCAATCATCAATTGAAtagtatctctctctctctctctctctctccctcttttcttttcttcctgaTCCTCTTCTGCTCTGTTCTGTTCTCCTCtgcctttctttcttcctttcttcttcctcaGTTCTGGAGTTTTGGAACAACTGAGAAGCTTGCTACATAACAAGAACCTTGCAATATTTCTTCTTGGGTGGTATGCTTGTATATTCCTCTTTCACTACTTAGTGAACACTTTCTTGTTTCTAGGTGGCAGCAGCTTCTCATTAACAGAATTGTTGGATACGATACCATACTGATGAATAGTTTATTGAGTTCTCCTGGACAAGGTATAAACTCTAGTCCTGTACTCCTTACActtgtttaaatatgaatcttCTTTTTGGTATGTGGTTCGTAAGTATATCACTAGAAACtagatatataatttaatataatgaatgtataaactcATCTTAGTTGCAATTGTATGAATATATTGGCTTGTCTTCTTAGtttgaagtcttttttttttgtttttttctttttcatacttTTAGACTTGTATGTATTTCAGTTGCTTATGCAGTCATTATTGTCAGTTTTCATCACCTGGCAACAAATGTTTGTCTAGTCCTTGATTATGTATTTTTTAGTCCTAAGATTTGTTTCTAGTTGCTGCTTTGATTTATCAAGGGCAGCATCtttcaatgagagtttaaatcgaTGTTGTTCTAATGCACGTTGCATGGGTGGAACAAGTGACTTTCTCTTGGTTTCCATTCCATAATAGAACGCATAGGGCTCTGGTCATTTAGTTGCTTTTCTGAGTTCTAACTCAAATGGCTGCTATTGTTTCCCAAGTGTTTCAAACAACCTGCCATTTTTTCTTTGCACTGATTTATTGCATGTTACTTATTTAGAAATTCATCAGCCCTAAGGTTGCAGGTTAGGTGCTTGTATGTCAACTCAAAAGGGTACGGAAATAAGAATGGTAGAGAGTGGACAGAATACACATGCAGGCATGCATACAAACACACACTCACATTATTACTCCCTTCTCCTCCTTTTATCTGATAAATGCCAACTGTAGAATCAGTAATTTGGTGTTGAGGTTTAATATGATATGTCTGGTCTAAATATCAATATATGACACTATCATCACTAAGCATGAGTGGATATATGATGTGTCTTTTGCTCATTACATTTTAGTTATTTCATGTTTGACTGTATCTAAGAATGTTTTGGGCCTTTTGCAGGCTATCTTTATAATTTTCAATCAAAGGAGTTCTATAATCTTAGTTATCCGCAAGAACCACCAGAAGGTCCTGCAAAATTTGGAGGTCTGTTTTGGGTGATTGCtacctttatttatttatttatttttaattattttttgccACCAATATCCTTTTGCTGATATTGTTTCTTGCTAAAACTTATATGACAAAAGCTTTTGAGTTGGTTTTTAATTGATGGATACTCTGATCGAGTTATGCTTCTTGTTGTTTTTCTTGTAGACTATCTTGTGACCAAGTGTGGTGTGCTAATGATGTCACTGTTCGTTTTCTTCACCACCACAATGTCAGTATCCTTTACATTGAGAGAGACACAGACTCGAATGCTGAAATTTACAGGTGTGCTTTATTTCAATTTGTATATAGAGGATGTGTAATATAGTATTGTCGCTATTCGATACATGCATCCTTGAGGTTGTTTCTTTTCTGCTAATTTTCATGTCTCCTTATGTCTTAAAATCTTGCAAGTAGGTTCAAAGTTCACTGTTGGTTAGGTTTTCTAGGAAGTACAATCTTTGTGCTGATGGTTTATAACAAGAGGCCTATCTTTTTTTGATATCATTTAATGTACAGATTTTAGATACAAAGTGTACATGCTTTGGATACCAATTGCGTGTTTACTTTTTTGAAATTTTGCAGTGCAGCTTCAACACCATGCTCAACATCGGCTGCCAACCTTTCAGTTGATCTTTGTGCATGTGATTGAGTCACTTGTCTTTGTTCCTGTAAGAACAAATCTTGTTGAGTTAGTACTGATGAGATATTCTGGCAATCAGTTCTCCAATTACTTCTTTTAAATGTTCAGTGTTTGCTTGATATCAACTTCTAATGTAAATTCTTATTCAGTAGTATTTGTGCCAGTATTTCTCACTGGGAGTTAATAACTGATGGTGTTTTCCATTGGTTTTGCAGATAATGATTGGGATCTTATTTTTTCTGTTCGAGTTTTATGATGATCAGCTTTTGGCTTTCATGGTCTTAATTCTTGTTTGGTTGTGTGAACTATTCACACTGATCAGGTCACTCTCCCCCTCTCTCCTATATGTTATGCATGAACAACAAGATGTTATGTCTACTTATGCATGTTGTTTCTGGTTGATGGTGTATAATATGGCCATCATTTAGATTATGGTAGCCTATGTAATTACTCTGATTACATTCTGAGATCATTTCAATCTATAACCACTTGGGCCCTAATGTTTTCTTTGTGACCTCTTCAATAGAAGTTGGAGGCTTCTACTGGGTGGGATAGTCAACATCAAGTAATAGTTGGCTCCTGTTGTATCTTCTAAATTTATATGGTTAATTCATTGATTCGTGATCTCTGAACTATTGGACACAGTGGCTTGAGAGCTTTGATTGGGCTTACAATGAATTTGATAGTTTTTTTGATTCTAGGTGCTTTAATACTGGAAATGATCTAAGTAGCTCAAGGGATCACCGATATGTATTAGTTGTTCACATGTCAGATCAATATATAGATCATTGTGCATGCcctatatataataattagtacAGCCATTATACCTTTGGCGCCTGCTTGCATTGTAGCATGTATGTGCAAGTGTCCATGCTTATTTTGTGCTGTTATAATGAGATTTTGCTTGCTATAAACTTGCAGTGTTCGCACGCCAATATCAATGAAGTTCTTTCCACGCTTCTTTTTGCTCTATTTTCTAGTTTTTCACATCTACTTCTTTTCCTATGCATATGGTAAGGGACCTAatgcttttttttattaatctttctTTTAGCTTGAAAATCTTACTTTTATCTGAGGATATTGATCAAATTATTTCCAGGTTTTTCATATTTGGCTCTCTCTACAACTGCAGCATTTATGCAGCACCTCATTCTATATTTTTGGAACCGCTTTGAGGTAACAGTCAGAATCTTCTCAAGTATTTGGCATTTTCATAGTGATTCATTTATTACTTTCATGCATTGACTGGATGCTATAATAAGTTTGCAATTACTCATTATTGAAAGTTGCATTTTTATTTTGCTGTTGCAAATTTGTTAATAGAGCACAGTACCATCTCTTCTCCTTGGCATAAATATTTCCGTATCTTTCTTTTTGTCCTGCACGTTTCTCAGGTACCAGCTTTGCAAAGGTTTATGCAAAACAGGAGATCACAGCTTCAGCAACACCCGGACATCCAAATCACATCCTCTACCATCCTTGCATCAACTTTACACATTACGAGATTGAACACTAGGAACGAAGGTTCAGGTATTACAGACTTGGCCTCTGTTCCTGGATTTAGACCTGGATCTGACCAAGCAATACCAGCAAATGGAGTAGAGAATCCTGGGCCTCAACAACGCCTGGGAAATGACAACCTGGACAGGGTTGGTAACACTATGCAGATTCCAGGTCAGACAGATCTTCGGCAACCAGAAACTGGTCCCAGCCCTGGTTCCGTGAACTCATTTAGTTCACTACTGTTATGGATCTTGGGAGGGGCTTCTTCTGAAGGCCTTAACTCACTTTTTTCAATGTTTAGAGACGTAAGAGACCAAGGACAAGTTTATGCTGACTCCCCCAGACCTGAAAACGGCGCAAACCAGGATGTGCAATGATCGTGAGCATTGCATTTGAGAGGGATTGCGATATGTTGTATAGAAAAAAGCAACATGTATCATTATCGTATGTTAAATTGAAACCCTCTTCTGTTAACCATGAATGGTAGAAAATACAGAGGGCAGCAGTTCAGTTGTGGATAACATGTAGATTATCACAGGAACATACATTAGTTCTTAGTAGTTGCGAGAGATACATTGTTGCTCGTTGTTGAACTTGGTTCGCAGGACTTCTAACCAATGTAACTTTCATCAGAAATTTGCCATACCATCTATTGCTTGATCTGGCTTAATCGTACTTTACATTTTTCTTACATACAGTAATAGGCCTTAAATTCTAATAAAAGCaattaaaccttttttttttctctagctAAGTGATTTGATCATTTATGAACCTAATTAATGAAATCCCTATCATTATTA includes:
- the LOC110652363 gene encoding membralin-like protein At1g60995, producing MDPEQTFIRVQERFSQMLTPKVRAALEYLFLFIAVTLFCILVVMHANYVQQPGCSSQLSGAETMEAQLIQIKITSAGLWSHNESESSIADVPVKEIVSDKLVLLNVDDEDGLTFLAPKLWLNWIGSSARKGKLALKFWKTDSEHLEHQPGSSTGSDTSMPVDDVIARTDKVESRSIFPVSAKETFKAAFIHFGKKWHRRLSFIWRYAMQIIRSFQKLWNITGIHLNLDVPKWMRILYLDRLNSYAVQWLEKKSKAFEPTYLYTMEKGYFLLPEDAKSRHNIRTVNISISARHPCFGNRWQQLLINRIVGYDTILMNSLLSSPGQGYLYNFQSKEFYNLSYPQEPPEGPAKFGDYLVTKCGVLMMSLFVFFTTTMSVSFTLRETQTRMLKFTVQLQHHAQHRLPTFQLIFVHVIESLVFVPIMIGILFFLFEFYDDQLLAFMVLILVWLCELFTLISVRTPISMKFFPRFFLLYFLVFHIYFFSYAYGFSYLALSTTAAFMQHLILYFWNRFEVPALQRFMQNRRSQLQQHPDIQITSSTILASTLHITRLNTRNEGSGITDLASVPGFRPGSDQAIPANGVENPGPQQRLGNDNLDRVGNTMQIPGQTDLRQPETGPSPGSVNSFSSLLLWILGGASSEGLNSLFSMFRDVRDQGQVYADSPRPENGANQDVQ